A section of the Anabaena cylindrica PCC 7122 genome encodes:
- a CDS encoding ISL3 family transposase: MKFSVDQILNLPDMKVLDFQELVGAEIIITIEKAVKDSTCPDCGKTTHSIHQNHWRMIHDLSWSEKLVLLKINRRQFKCNKCKKVFSCKVAPLGETPRPHFALSEKLSFVDKSKGYTKRLAIDIVAQVLDSNIHSVAERNDLSDEEVESMLKAQVSQILNINLSQVKRLGIDEIALVKGQGNYLAVLVDLDTRKPIELVKSRRIEEIREVVVKWGSQVLEQIVEVSIDLWSPYKSLVEELMPNANITADRFHVMKQVNDELDAMRKSEKKAAMSLDNKSEQDRILAGLNKSKYSLIKNEDSLNEQQKERLNNVQEVSPILAKMHALKEEFRDIFESTKSWGESIMNLLDWMHDGLSYFPKSIGTMIRWFGEVVGYFDGRTTSGTVVRVAFRRKGINNKLKLIKRLGYGFRNFSNFRLRSLLNWHFSINSP, from the coding sequence ATGAAATTTAGCGTAGATCAAATTCTCAATCTCCCAGATATGAAAGTGTTAGATTTTCAAGAACTTGTTGGGGCGGAAATAATTATAACAATAGAGAAGGCTGTCAAAGATTCTACTTGTCCAGATTGTGGAAAAACCACCCATAGTATACATCAAAATCATTGGCGAATGATTCATGATTTATCTTGGAGTGAAAAACTAGTATTGTTAAAAATCAATCGCCGTCAATTCAAATGTAACAAGTGCAAAAAAGTCTTCTCTTGCAAAGTTGCTCCTCTTGGGGAGACCCCAAGACCGCACTTTGCGCTTAGTGAAAAGCTAAGTTTTGTAGATAAAAGTAAAGGATATACTAAAAGATTAGCCATAGATATAGTTGCACAAGTATTAGATAGTAATATTCATAGTGTTGCCGAAAGAAATGACTTGAGCGATGAAGAAGTTGAATCAATGTTAAAAGCACAAGTATCACAAATATTAAATATTAATTTAAGTCAGGTAAAAAGGTTAGGCATAGATGAAATTGCTTTGGTGAAAGGTCAAGGAAATTATTTGGCAGTACTAGTAGATTTAGATACTCGTAAACCAATTGAATTGGTGAAGTCAAGAAGAATAGAAGAAATACGTGAAGTTGTTGTCAAATGGGGATCTCAGGTACTTGAGCAAATAGTTGAAGTGAGTATCGATCTTTGGTCTCCTTATAAAAGTTTAGTAGAAGAATTAATGCCAAATGCAAATATAACTGCTGATAGATTTCATGTAATGAAACAAGTAAATGATGAATTAGATGCTATGCGTAAATCTGAAAAAAAAGCCGCCATGTCTTTAGACAATAAATCAGAGCAAGACCGAATATTAGCAGGATTAAATAAAAGCAAATATAGCTTAATAAAAAATGAAGATTCTTTAAATGAACAACAAAAAGAAAGATTAAATAATGTTCAAGAAGTTTCCCCTATTCTGGCAAAAATGCACGCCCTAAAAGAAGAATTTCGGGACATATTTGAATCCACTAAGTCTTGGGGCGAAAGCATAATGAATTTATTAGATTGGATGCACGATGGACTTTCTTATTTTCCCAAAAGTATAGGAACAATGATTAGGTGGTTTGGTGAAGTTGTAGGTTATTTTGACGGCAGAACTACCAGTGGTACTGTGGTTCGCGTAGCGTTCCGCAGGAAAGGAATTAATAATAAACTCAAATTAATCAAAAGACTTGGATATGGATTCCGTAACTTTAGCAATTTTAGATTACGTAGTTTATTAAATTGGCACTTTAGTATTAATTCTCCATAA
- a CDS encoding HNH endonuclease yields the protein MSSSQISEEVRVRVRTQANHQCGYCRSLQKYVLGILEIEHIIPKAKGGTDDEENLWLACRLCNSYKGTQTHGLDQITDRKIKLFNPRQQKWSRHFAWTNNGTHIMGLTACGRVTVLALQLNNIYAVTVRQAWVTAGWHPPKDNVKE from the coding sequence GTGAGTTCTAGTCAAATTTCTGAAGAAGTACGGGTTAGAGTGCGAACCCAGGCTAATCATCAATGTGGTTATTGTCGTAGTCTGCAAAAGTATGTTTTGGGAATTTTGGAGATAGAGCATATTATCCCCAAAGCTAAAGGTGGCACTGATGACGAGGAAAATTTATGGCTGGCCTGTAGATTATGCAACAGTTATAAAGGTACTCAAACTCATGGACTAGACCAAATAACTGACCGCAAGATAAAGTTATTTAATCCTCGTCAACAAAAGTGGTCACGTCACTTTGCTTGGACTAATAATGGTACACACATCATGGGATTGACTGCCTGTGGTCGTGTCACAGTTTTAGCTTTACAACTTAATAATATCTACGCAGTGACTGTCAGACAAGCATGGGTTACTGCTGGTTGGCATCCACCTAAAGATAATGTGAAGGAGTAG
- a CDS encoding serine hydrolase has product MVFFNKDEQLENLGNEILEATWSNFASLARNQIALTWVVYDPPVLVNTGGALTPDAFWSHPVRGFSYRGVERIYPASVVKLFYLVAVHEWLGKGMTQTSKELERALRDMIVDSSNDATSLIVDILSGTTSGAELPAGPFETWKYQRNIINRYYQSLGWEEMGTINVCQKTWGDGPYGRERAFYGEMFENRNMLTANAVARLLHSIVGGVAVSSVRSQSMMSLLKRSIKADELPQDVEEDQVTGFIGGGLPENSQIWSKAGWTSSVRHDAAYIELPDQHPYLLVVFTEGKAQAKSREILPFVSRKIAEAVSNL; this is encoded by the coding sequence ATGGTTTTTTTTAATAAAGACGAACAACTAGAAAATCTCGGTAATGAAATTTTAGAGGCAACTTGGTCTAATTTTGCAAGTTTAGCTCGAAACCAAATTGCTTTAACTTGGGTTGTGTATGATCCTCCCGTACTTGTAAATACAGGTGGTGCTTTAACTCCTGACGCTTTTTGGAGTCATCCGGTGCGAGGATTTAGTTATCGTGGTGTAGAACGTATCTATCCTGCTAGTGTGGTGAAGTTGTTTTATTTAGTAGCGGTTCATGAATGGCTAGGAAAGGGAATGACTCAGACTTCCAAGGAATTGGAGCGAGCTTTGCGGGATATGATTGTTGATTCTAGTAATGATGCTACTAGTTTAATTGTCGATATTCTCAGCGGGACTACTTCTGGAGCAGAGTTACCCGCTGGACCTTTTGAAACGTGGAAATATCAACGCAATATTATTAATCGCTATTACCAGTCTTTGGGGTGGGAAGAAATGGGGACGATTAATGTCTGTCAAAAAACTTGGGGAGATGGTCCCTATGGACGGGAAAGGGCATTTTATGGGGAGATGTTTGAAAATAGGAATATGCTGACTGCCAATGCTGTGGCGAGGTTATTGCATAGTATCGTGGGTGGGGTAGCTGTGTCGAGTGTGCGATCGCAATCCATGATGTCTTTACTCAAACGCAGTATTAAGGCTGATGAGTTACCCCAAGATGTCGAAGAAGACCAAGTTACAGGCTTTATAGGTGGTGGATTACCTGAAAATAGTCAAATCTGGTCAAAAGCTGGTTGGACAAGTTCTGTGCGCCATGATGCAGCTTATATTGAATTGCCAGATCAGCATCCTTATCTATTAGTGGTATTTACAGAAGGGAAAGCACAAGCTAAAAGCCGAGAAATTTTACCTTTTGTTTCTAGGAAAATTGCGGAAGCGGTTAGCAATTTATAA
- a CDS encoding tetratricopeptide repeat protein, giving the protein MIIFCGGTAQNLRTLSYNLCQALLTQTGRTNIQGTTCKTATEIDAYFKIIEKPALPILIQYQVLSELALEVIHHGQAKSVYLHQDPREILTTVITSPKQKETFESTFINLWQQYQEQWFSDVNQTLLIRKENLLAQPHSEIGRLSTYLEIESTKPEIELLLKQYRLEQEKSEEWQQILNPQQCLIIETLLSPLLLQFHDEDESSLFQKIEQNLVSIQLEPLLIQIDKLLGQIGHFKSEKLREQFYESIDKCLITALTARGRLQEAAEVYHLLGKFLTLQNDLQFSEKWYLRALSIQPQLAKSYYNLGFVYEQQDKWEQAIDNYTHAITINSKYTKAYYRLGLIFKRQKHFIKAIEQFSQVLQLDADHQGAKFNLALLWQQGEGADFIQNLLEKKS; this is encoded by the coding sequence ATGATTATATTTTGTGGTGGCACTGCTCAAAATTTAAGAACTCTTTCTTACAACCTTTGCCAAGCTCTGCTCACTCAAACTGGTAGAACAAATATTCAAGGGACTACTTGCAAAACTGCAACTGAAATTGACGCTTATTTTAAAATCATAGAAAAACCTGCACTGCCAATACTGATCCAATATCAGGTTCTTTCAGAATTAGCCTTAGAAGTAATCCATCACGGTCAGGCTAAGAGTGTTTATCTACATCAAGATCCCCGTGAAATTTTGACTACTGTCATCACTTCTCCTAAACAAAAGGAAACTTTTGAATCTACTTTTATTAATCTTTGGCAACAATACCAAGAGCAGTGGTTTAGTGATGTCAATCAAACTTTATTAATCCGTAAAGAGAACTTGCTCGCACAACCACATTCGGAAATTGGTCGGTTATCCACGTATTTAGAAATTGAATCGACAAAACCCGAAATTGAATTGTTACTAAAACAGTATCGACTAGAGCAAGAAAAGAGCGAGGAATGGCAACAGATTCTTAATCCTCAACAATGCTTAATTATTGAAACATTACTCAGTCCCTTGTTACTGCAATTTCATGATGAAGATGAATCTAGTTTATTTCAAAAAATAGAACAAAATTTGGTATCAATTCAATTAGAACCACTACTAATACAAATTGATAAACTTCTTGGGCAAATTGGTCATTTCAAATCGGAAAAATTACGGGAACAGTTTTATGAATCTATTGATAAATGTCTGATCACCGCTTTAACTGCAAGGGGTCGGTTACAGGAAGCGGCAGAAGTGTACCATTTGTTAGGAAAATTCCTCACTTTACAAAATGACTTACAATTTTCTGAAAAATGGTATTTACGCGCTCTCAGTATTCAACCGCAGTTAGCAAAGTCTTACTATAATCTGGGCTTTGTCTATGAACAACAGGATAAGTGGGAACAGGCTATTGATAATTATACTCATGCTATTACCATCAATTCTAAGTATACTAAAGCTTATTATCGTTTAGGATTGATTTTTAAACGTCAAAAGCATTTTATCAAAGCGATAGAGCAATTTTCCCAAGTTTTGCAACTAGATGCGGATCATCAAGGTGCTAAATTCAATTTAGCTCTACTGTGGCAACAAGGAGAGGGTGCGGATTTTATTCAGAATCTGCTAGAAAAAAAGAGTTAG
- a CDS encoding FkbM family methyltransferase translates to MPQLTEQINDTGAILVRERKWEQAKNCFKSVIELDPDCVLGHYNLGCVLQNQKYYPEAIFSYHRALKINANHIDALKNLGYVYYKNGQGDLAEKCFQKILQLNPNHAETYEILGFIAGEQGKLSECISLLNEALKINPNNPKLHSCFLFNLSSLISFTPQQILDSTQLWYEQQVVNQWLPTLTTNRNDKTPHRRLRIGYISPDFRRHSVSTFIKPIFQHHDRTQVEVFCYGEVNEPDAITDEIIDICDAWRSTVGLSDLQVAELIQTDHIDILVDLAGHTANNRMIVLGIKPAPIQTTYLGYFATTGLPTIDYWITDEVLHPHDTQEKTSETIWRLPRCYVGYEPLKNAPEVTELPCKKTGIFTFSSFNNLRKLTPETFALWIEILKAVPNSRLVLKCASSDVFSPLIAEKIQTPFVEQGIDPKRIFLYGGYAADEDHLNLYNQVDLHLDSLPYTGCTTTCEALWMGVPTITVAGTRKMERMSASILHSVGLDDCIAYSAVEYVEKAIALARNPDYLQSLRSTMRERVQHSPLLDVKNMTSTLEAAYRQMWQIYIEQESKIATSENPPTNASFPVDLEFADAVNYYQQYLENNPNDAQAYYYLGQAYQGLDDVENAIPSYLQSLAINRSSAATYQALGQLLAEQELIDQAEKYYRCAVLVEPNNSEIQQNLKLFLQQYCSKTAKKIIPIFLKNANNSEELKYFKFIDADHLQPDECLVEIEGGIKICIKNDLNSLTSYVLLEQGDWFEPEMEFVRKLITPGMEILDIGANHGVYTLTMARLLQGQGKITAYEPASSVVSLLRKGVEANGFTNVEIINAGLSDCEGEATLFLSTNSELNSLQQDGLSQQQETIKLLNLDRELEQHNWQKIDFIKLDAEGEEAKILAGGKRFFFEQSPLIMFELKHGKHINMRLIQLFQNLGYETYYLVSSIGCLVPFDVNQPVDGYQLNLFACKIERSQQLAERGLLVTEIPEKPLLTNPSYWLEAIAILNYATPFLNQWQEYATVSKTDSQVYLEGLNYFFLAKTPSLSQSEQFAALKYSFECIQQAVQAKPSLTRYCSLARVAAELGKRQVSVETLQQLITYLNSGSLIKVDEPFLPVSQQYDHQIFNNNLQDWLLVSIIETFENRRVFSSYFSVQQTVSLLNQIVQKPFHSHQSESRLILANKRIEGELYAIGSIKI, encoded by the coding sequence TTGCCTCAACTCACAGAACAAATTAATGATACTGGCGCAATATTGGTGCGTGAGCGTAAATGGGAACAAGCTAAGAACTGTTTTAAATCGGTGATAGAACTAGACCCAGATTGTGTTTTGGGTCATTATAATCTAGGTTGTGTTTTGCAAAATCAAAAATACTATCCAGAGGCAATATTTTCTTATCATCGTGCTTTAAAGATTAATGCTAATCATATTGATGCACTCAAAAATTTAGGTTATGTTTACTATAAAAATGGACAGGGCGATTTAGCCGAGAAATGTTTCCAGAAAATTCTGCAATTAAATCCAAATCATGCCGAAACTTACGAAATTTTAGGATTTATTGCTGGCGAACAAGGAAAATTATCAGAGTGCATTAGTTTGTTAAATGAAGCTTTAAAAATTAATCCCAATAATCCTAAACTTCATTCTTGCTTTCTGTTCAATTTAAGTTCGCTTATTAGTTTTACACCCCAACAGATTTTAGATTCTACTCAATTGTGGTATGAGCAACAAGTAGTTAATCAATGGCTACCGACTCTCACTACTAATCGTAACGATAAAACTCCACATCGTCGTTTACGCATTGGCTATATTTCCCCTGATTTCCGCAGACATTCTGTAAGTACATTTATTAAACCTATTTTCCAACACCACGATCGCACCCAGGTTGAGGTTTTCTGCTATGGTGAAGTAAATGAACCTGATGCAATTACAGATGAAATTATAGATATCTGCGATGCTTGGCGTTCTACTGTCGGTCTTTCAGATTTACAAGTAGCTGAGTTAATTCAAACAGATCACATAGATATTCTGGTTGATTTAGCAGGACATACGGCAAATAACCGGATGATTGTTTTGGGAATAAAACCAGCACCAATTCAAACCACGTATCTAGGCTATTTTGCGACTACGGGTTTACCTACTATTGACTATTGGATTACTGATGAGGTTCTCCATCCTCATGATACACAGGAAAAAACCAGCGAAACTATATGGCGTTTACCCCGTTGTTATGTGGGTTATGAACCCCTGAAAAATGCACCTGAAGTTACTGAACTTCCTTGTAAAAAAACGGGCATCTTCACTTTTTCATCTTTTAATAATTTACGCAAACTCACACCAGAAACTTTTGCGCTGTGGATTGAAATCCTCAAAGCAGTTCCTAACTCTCGCTTGGTTTTAAAATGCGCTAGTTCTGATGTATTTAGCCCTTTAATAGCTGAAAAAATCCAAACTCCCTTTGTGGAACAGGGTATTGATCCGAAACGTATCTTTTTGTATGGTGGTTATGCTGCTGATGAAGATCACCTGAATCTTTATAACCAGGTTGATCTGCATTTGGATAGTCTTCCCTATACAGGATGCACTACAACTTGTGAAGCTTTGTGGATGGGAGTACCAACAATAACTGTAGCCGGGACTCGGAAGATGGAACGCATGAGTGCAAGCATTCTCCATAGCGTTGGTTTGGATGATTGCATTGCCTATAGTGCCGTCGAGTATGTTGAAAAAGCGATCGCATTAGCCCGAAATCCAGATTATCTACAATCTTTGCGCTCAACTATGCGGGAAAGAGTGCAGCACTCTCCTCTGTTGGATGTCAAAAACATGACTAGTACGTTAGAAGCAGCTTATCGCCAAATGTGGCAAATTTATATTGAACAGGAATCAAAAATAGCTACCAGCGAAAATCCTCCTACTAACGCTTCTTTTCCTGTTGATTTAGAATTTGCTGATGCTGTTAATTATTATCAACAATATCTCGAAAATAATCCTAATGATGCTCAGGCTTACTATTATTTAGGTCAGGCTTATCAAGGATTGGATGATGTAGAAAATGCTATCCCATCTTATTTACAGTCTCTTGCCATTAATCGCTCTTCTGCTGCCACCTATCAAGCTTTAGGCCAACTGTTGGCAGAACAGGAATTAATAGATCAGGCTGAAAAATATTATCGGTGTGCAGTATTAGTAGAACCAAATAATAGTGAAATACAGCAAAATTTAAAACTTTTTTTACAGCAGTATTGCTCTAAAACTGCCAAGAAAATTATTCCGATTTTTCTGAAAAATGCTAACAATTCTGAAGAACTTAAATACTTTAAATTTATTGACGCTGATCATCTTCAGCCTGATGAATGCCTCGTTGAGATTGAGGGTGGAATTAAAATCTGTATTAAAAATGATCTAAACAGCCTGACAAGTTATGTTTTGTTAGAGCAGGGTGATTGGTTTGAGCCAGAAATGGAGTTTGTTCGCAAACTTATTACACCAGGAATGGAAATCCTAGATATTGGTGCTAATCATGGAGTCTACACCTTGACTATGGCTAGGTTACTCCAAGGACAAGGTAAGATTACTGCTTATGAACCTGCCAGTTCTGTTGTTTCCTTACTGCGAAAAGGTGTAGAAGCTAACGGTTTCACCAATGTAGAGATAATCAATGCTGGGTTATCAGATTGCGAGGGTGAAGCAACTTTATTTTTATCAACAAATAGTGAACTAAATTCTCTACAGCAAGATGGTTTATCCCAACAACAAGAAACTATTAAACTGCTGAATCTAGATCGAGAATTAGAACAACACAATTGGCAGAAGATTGATTTTATTAAGTTAGATGCAGAAGGAGAAGAAGCCAAGATACTGGCAGGTGGCAAAAGATTTTTCTTCGAGCAATCGCCATTAATTATGTTTGAACTCAAGCATGGTAAACATATTAATATGCGGCTAATTCAGCTATTTCAAAATCTAGGCTATGAGACTTACTACTTAGTTTCTAGCATAGGTTGTTTAGTTCCTTTTGATGTAAATCAGCCTGTCGATGGCTACCAATTAAACTTGTTTGCTTGTAAAATAGAGCGATCGCAACAGTTAGCTGAACGTGGTTTGCTGGTTACAGAAATTCCAGAAAAGCCTTTACTTACAAACCCATCCTATTGGTTAGAAGCAATAGCAATTTTAAATTATGCCACACCTTTTCTGAATCAGTGGCAAGAATACGCAACGGTTTCCAAGACTGACAGTCAAGTTTACTTAGAAGGGCTAAACTATTTCTTTCTAGCAAAAACACCCAGCCTTTCTCAATCAGAACAGTTTGCAGCCTTAAAATATTCCTTTGAATGTATTCAGCAAGCCGTCCAAGCTAAACCTTCGTTGACTAGATATTGCAGTTTGGCCAGAGTAGCAGCAGAGTTAGGTAAAAGACAAGTTAGTGTGGAAACACTCCAACAACTAATCACTTATCTAAATTCTGGCAGCTTAATCAAGGTTGATGAGCCTTTTCTCCCAGTCAGTCAGCAATATGATCATCAGATATTCAATAATAATTTGCAAGACTGGTTGTTAGTGAGTATTATCGAAACCTTTGAGAATAGACGTGTGTTCTCTTCTTACTTCTCGGTTCAGCAAACGGTATCTTTACTCAATCAGATTGTTCAAAAACCTTTCCATAGTCATCAGTCAGAAAGCCGATTAATACTTGCCAATAAACGCATTGAGGGAGAACTATATGCGATCGGTAGCATCAAAATTTAG
- a CDS encoding Uma2 family endonuclease yields the protein MKIPLLEQKEGKLVTVPGVSWQQFKTIEVQLQENHAVKLAYLAGVLEIMSPIGDKHEYVKKTLSYLLEAYMRHKGIRFYGRGGFTLEESGYASGTPDESYCIGTNKEVPDIVIEIIVSSGTIKRTELYKPKRVPEIWFWKNNKIQIFSLNAVFEYEEVNRSRFLTDLDKELLLQFLAIPDQYDAVSQFIEFISEK from the coding sequence ATGAAAATTCCACTTTTAGAACAGAAAGAAGGAAAACTGGTAACTGTACCTGGTGTTTCTTGGCAACAGTTTAAAACTATTGAGGTGCAGTTACAAGAAAATCATGCTGTGAAATTGGCATATTTAGCAGGGGTGCTGGAAATTATGTCTCCTATTGGTGATAAACATGAATATGTAAAAAAAACGCTTTCTTATTTATTAGAAGCGTACATGAGACATAAGGGGATTCGATTTTATGGTAGGGGTGGTTTTACTTTAGAAGAATCTGGTTATGCTTCGGGAACACCTGATGAGTCTTATTGTATTGGTACTAACAAAGAAGTTCCTGATATTGTCATTGAAATTATAGTTAGTAGCGGCACAATTAAGAGAACTGAGTTGTATAAACCTAAGCGAGTTCCAGAAATTTGGTTTTGGAAGAATAATAAAATCCAAATTTTTAGTTTAAATGCTGTTTTTGAATATGAAGAAGTTAACCGTAGTCGCTTTCTAACAGATTTGGATAAGGAGTTGTTGTTGCAGTTTTTAGCAATTCCTGATCAATATGATGCTGTATCTCAATTTATTGAGTTTATTAGTGAAAAATAA